The proteins below come from a single Aegilops tauschii subsp. strangulata cultivar AL8/78 chromosome 6, Aet v6.0, whole genome shotgun sequence genomic window:
- the LOC109785126 gene encoding scopoletin glucosyltransferase-like, which produces MAITNNNNGAAAPTHAANGAGNQAGRDHVVVFPFMAKGHTLPLLHFATALAVHQKNLHITMVVTPANLAFARSRLPASVRLAVLPFPSLPPLPSGVESTDTLPGPDLYPTFLRATALLRAPFAEFMASLPAPPLVLVSDSFLGFTHRVAADAGVRRIVFQGMSCFSMATCRSLITSPPPSVAEHGASFHVSHMPEHVRITAADVPDTITRLGDAEDPVTRFLIDDIGKSDARSWGVLVNSFAMLEEDYVSAFMSFYQPGARAWLVGPLFLAAGDVPEREEEQDPEGCLAWLDEMAERPESVVYVSFGTQAHVSDEQLDELARGLVPSGHPFLWAVRSGTWSPPVDAGPHGRIVRGWIPQRSVLAHPAVGGFVSHCGWNSVMESLAAGKPVLAWPQMAEQHLNAHHVTHIIGAGVRIMAAGGAGAVVGRAEVEHKIRRLMDAGDSDGQKMRAKAAWAQKAAKSAVSDGRTSHVALLKLVEELQGSYCDVIAADDNQINRPRRDDTDAHDL; this is translated from the coding sequence ATGGCCATCACCAACAACAACAACGGTGCCGCCGCACCCACCCATGCCGCGAACGGAGCGGGCAACCAGGCCGGCCGCGACCACGTAGTCGTGTTCCCGTTCATGGCGAAGGGCCACACCCTCCCACTGCTTCACTTCGCCACGGCGCTCGCCGTGCACCAAAAGAACCTCCACATCACCATGGTCGTCACGCCCGCCAACCTCGCCTTCGCCCGCAGCCGTCTCCCGGCGTCGGTGCGCCTCGCGGTGCTCCCGTTCCCCTCGCTGCCGCCGCTGCCATCTGGCGTCGAGTCCACGGACACCCTGCCCGGCCCGGACCTCTACCCGACGTTCCTGCGCGCCACGGCGCTCCTGCGGGCGCCATTCGCGGAGTTCATGGCGTCGCTCCCGGCCCCGCCGCTCGTGCTCGTCTCCGACTCCTTCCTCGGGTTCACGCACCGCGTCGCGGCCGACGCGGGCGTCCGCCGCATCGTGTTCCAAGGCATGTCCTGCTTCTCGATGGCCACCTGCAGATCGCTCATCACGAGCCCGCCGCCGTCTGTCGCTGAGCACGGCGCAAGCTTCCACGTCTCCCATATGCCGGAACACGTGAGGATCACGGCAGCGGATGTCCCGGACACGATCACCAGGCTCGGCGACGCCGAGGACCCAGTGACTCGGTTCCTTATCGATGACATCGGCAAGTCCGACGCGCGCAGCTGGGGCGTCCTGGTCAACAGCTTCGCCATGCTGGAAGAGGACTACGTATCGGCCTTCATGTCGTTCTACCAGCCGGGCGCGCGCGCCTGGCTGGTGGGCCCTCTGtttctcgccgccggcgacgtGCCGGAGCGCGAGGAGGAGCAGGACCCGGAGGGGTGCCTCGCCTGGCTCGACGAGATGGCGGAGCGGCCGGAGTCGGTGGTCTATGTGTCGTTCGGCACGCAGGCCCATGTCTCCGACGAGCAGCTGGACGAGCTggcgcgcgggctggtgccgtcCGGCCACCCATTCCTCTGGGCCGTCCGGTCCGGAACGTGGTCGCCGCCGGTGGACGCGGGGCCGCACGGAAGGATCGTCCGCGGGTGGATCCCGCAGAGGAGCGTGCTAGCTCACCCCGCGGTGGGAGGGTTCGTGAGCCACTGCGGGTGGAACTCGGTGATGGAGAGCCTGGCAGCGGGGAAGCCCGTCCTGGCGTGGCCACAGATGGCCGAGCAGCACCTGAACGCGCACCACGTCACGCACATCATCGGCGCCGGGGTGAGGATAATGGCCGCCGGGGGCGCGGGGGCCGTGGTGGGTAGGGCGGAGGTGGAGCACAAGATCAGGAGGCTGATGGACGCCGGCGACTCGGACGGGCAGAAAATGCGAGCGAAGGCGGCCTGGGCTCAGAAGGCGGCCAAGTCAGCGGTGAGCGACGGTAGGACCTCACATGTCGCCTTGCTGAAGCTGGTGGAAGAGCTGCAGGGGAGCTACTGTGACGTCATCGCGGCGGACGATAATCAAATCAATCGGCCGCGACGGGACGATACGGACGCCCATGATTTGTGA